A window from Roseburia sp. 499 encodes these proteins:
- a CDS encoding methyl-accepting chemotaxis protein: MFGGRKKQDETRELEKELLSRQVMLDRYSQVFAEITAKQRDTDERLDTLKNSQEKMDQQLTRVIDAVNCASDHTEEQRQKNSRIQEEVRRISSGLEQSETCYWKIVEELKQQKENMLETVEQNKHFTAPAEFLSKVPTELQEELKGITARIEELDDMGRQMGVLSLNAAIEAGRMGESGKEFVAAAEEVRELAGQYQQMTASFQEAIVKINEKLEETQNQVVHLNGLLKDNNVRMGKTTKEFADSIYRMEHSDIQNFSPEVKQLEEEITGTAAKEEELVRQYALATDAMEQAGESFMKQQDALERLKDGQEEIREQIKAAKLEMAEK; this comes from the coding sequence ATGTTTGGTGGACGAAAGAAACAGGATGAGACAAGAGAATTAGAAAAAGAACTGTTATCCAGACAGGTGATGTTGGATCGCTATTCTCAAGTGTTTGCAGAGATTACAGCAAAACAGCGGGATACAGATGAAAGGCTGGACACTTTAAAAAATAGTCAGGAGAAGATGGATCAGCAGTTGACAAGAGTAATAGATGCGGTAAATTGTGCGTCAGATCATACAGAGGAGCAACGACAGAAAAATAGCAGGATTCAGGAAGAAGTACGTAGAATTTCAAGTGGCTTGGAACAGTCTGAAACTTGTTATTGGAAGATTGTGGAAGAATTGAAGCAGCAGAAGGAGAATATGCTGGAAACGGTAGAACAGAATAAGCACTTTACAGCCCCGGCAGAGTTCTTAAGTAAAGTTCCTACAGAACTGCAGGAAGAATTAAAAGGCATTACGGCTCGTATAGAGGAATTGGATGATATGGGTAGGCAGATGGGAGTTCTTTCCTTGAATGCAGCCATTGAAGCAGGACGTATGGGAGAAAGCGGGAAAGAATTTGTGGCAGCGGCAGAAGAGGTACGGGAACTGGCAGGGCAATATCAGCAGATGACAGCTTCTTTTCAGGAGGCAATCGTAAAAATAAATGAAAAGTTAGAGGAAACTCAAAACCAGGTAGTACATTTAAATGGCTTGTTAAAGGATAATAATGTACGCATGGGAAAGACTACAAAAGAATTTGCAGATAGTATATATCGGATGGAACATTCAGACATACAGAATTTTAGTCCGGAAGTAAAACAACTAGAAGAGGAGATTACAGGTACTGCAGCAAAAGAAGAGGAGTTGGTAAGACAGTATGCATTAGCAACTGACGCCATGGAACAGGCAGGCGAAAGCTTTATGAAACAGCAGGATGCTTTGGAACGGCTAAAGGATGGACAGGAGGAAATCAGAGAGCAGATTAAGGCTGCTAAGTTGGAAATGGCAGAAAAATAA
- a CDS encoding DUF1002 domain-containing protein, which translates to MDEGAYRISIKTESEDNMKNHIKQWISLCLAGVMIFTSSISVQATETAETQENTETQGEPANQEEAETEQAVQEQAETQEEAKDVQTDTSTNNETTTEQPTDTKEEETNAGNSVDTGALEQQGEVTEPITKEDKPYLALGANLTAQQQATVLELLGINPAELDEYDVIYVTNEEEHKYLGEYVSSDKIGTKSLSSVLVVKREEGHGINITTKNISYCTIGMYKNALITAGITDADIIVAGPTPISGTAALVGALKAYSVMTGEEVSEESMDAALNELVLTGDIAQIVGDSEKAEELLAYLKQVIIEKGLDSEKEIQEAIEDACEEFDITLSQDEIDQLISLLMKIKDLDLDLDTIMSQAQSLYDKLESMDAGGFLDRVIEFFQSIIDFFKNLF; encoded by the coding sequence ATGGATGAAGGTGCATATAGAATTAGCATAAAGACAGAAAGTGAGGACAACATGAAAAATCATATCAAACAGTGGATAAGTTTATGTCTGGCAGGAGTGATGATATTTACATCTTCAATAAGTGTACAGGCAACAGAGACAGCAGAGACACAGGAAAATACAGAGACACAGGGAGAACCTGCAAATCAGGAAGAAGCAGAAACAGAGCAAGCTGTACAGGAGCAAGCAGAAACTCAAGAAGAAGCAAAGGATGTTCAGACAGACACTTCAACGAATAACGAAACAACGACGGAACAGCCAACAGATACCAAGGAAGAGGAAACAAATGCGGGTAACAGTGTAGATACCGGAGCATTAGAACAGCAGGGTGAGGTAACGGAGCCTATTACAAAAGAGGATAAACCATATCTTGCATTGGGCGCTAATTTGACTGCACAGCAACAGGCAACTGTTTTAGAACTTCTTGGAATCAATCCGGCAGAACTTGATGAATATGACGTAATTTATGTAACCAATGAGGAAGAACATAAGTATCTGGGAGAATACGTTTCTTCAGATAAAATTGGAACCAAGTCGTTGTCTTCTGTTCTTGTAGTAAAAAGAGAAGAAGGACATGGAATCAATATTACCACAAAGAATATTTCTTACTGTACCATTGGTATGTATAAAAATGCGTTAATAACTGCAGGTATCACAGATGCAGACATTATCGTTGCAGGTCCGACACCAATTTCCGGTACAGCAGCATTGGTAGGGGCACTGAAGGCTTATTCTGTTATGACCGGCGAAGAAGTATCCGAGGAAAGCATGGATGCGGCATTGAACGAATTAGTGTTGACCGGTGATATTGCACAGATTGTAGGGGACTCTGAAAAGGCAGAAGAGTTGTTAGCATATTTGAAGCAAGTTATCATTGAAAAGGGTCTGGATTCTGAAAAAGAGATTCAAGAGGCAATAGAGGACGCGTGTGAGGAGTTTGATATTACTCTGTCACAGGATGAAATTGATCAATTGATTTCTTTGTTGATGAAGATTAAAGATTTGGATTTGGATTTAGATACGATTATGAGCCAGGCACAATCCTTATATGATAAGTTAGAATCTATGGATGCCGGAGGATTTCTTGATAGAGTAATTGAATTCTTCCAGTCTATTATAGATTTCTTTAAGAATTTGTTTTAG
- the queC gene encoding 7-cyano-7-deazaguanine synthase QueC produces MEKALILFSGGVDSTTCLALAIERFGQENVEALSIFYGQKHQKEIEAAKKILSYYGITGMELDLSAMFNFSNCSLLTHSNTDIPHESYEEQLKVSDGKPVSTYVPFRNGLFLSAAASIGLSKHCSYIYYGAHRDDAAGNAYPDCSEDFFTAMNKAVFEGSGKQIQLVAPFIGKNKAQIVKEGLRLHVPYELTWSCYAGEEQPCGTCGTCIDRRRAFELNGVKDPAVL; encoded by the coding sequence ATGGAAAAAGCATTAATATTATTCAGCGGCGGCGTTGACAGTACCACTTGTCTTGCACTAGCCATAGAACGATTTGGGCAAGAAAACGTAGAAGCCTTAAGCATCTTCTACGGTCAAAAGCACCAAAAGGAAATTGAAGCTGCCAAGAAAATTCTTTCTTATTATGGTATCACTGGTATGGAGCTTGACTTGTCAGCTATGTTTAACTTTAGCAATTGTTCCCTGCTTACTCATTCAAACACAGATATTCCACATGAATCCTATGAGGAACAACTGAAGGTTTCTGACGGAAAACCGGTATCTACCTATGTGCCGTTTCGAAATGGTTTGTTTCTTTCAGCAGCTGCAAGCATTGGTCTGTCAAAACATTGCTCTTATATTTATTACGGAGCTCACAGAGATGACGCTGCCGGAAACGCCTATCCTGACTGTAGCGAAGACTTCTTTACAGCTATGAACAAAGCTGTATTTGAAGGTTCCGGAAAGCAAATTCAATTAGTTGCTCCCTTTATTGGCAAAAACAAAGCCCAGATTGTCAAAGAAGGTCTGCGTCTGCATGTCCCTTACGAATTAACTTGGAGCTGTTATGCCGGTGAAGAACAGCCTTGTGGTACCTGCGGTACCTGTATTGATCGTCGCCGTGCCTTTGAACTAAATGGTGTAAAAGACCCTGCTGTTCTATAA
- a CDS encoding tetratricopeptide repeat-containing diguanylate cyclase produces MREKYLNYVDSFIHTLISGIGRKRNNYLAIKHYNRFDILPEDIGKIQEQYPEIYVFYHSFYENDMPDAYEPFLTLIKELYKQNSKGMTVKEFLEECGVYSQQRELIQSYMETGICQRQEEVILSEVSYEQERMVDSLIKVMLYCSRRRPFLLVLNGFHLAGSSTVTLMKHLFEYDENENFCALLAYNSLHTVPAYMATVWDEYTELLEENGCVINGEMMMNQGAAEEEAAVFHFEANHISQYLKQLHNMYETLDLEQAKYYLQILYRKIEMENLYLKETDKFQVLELYARVSILADDIPNALMVCENLQSVKWQHEQQEGEYLYYYLLGMTQMYSGNLKEAISCAKKCSESAESMKNDFYGFKAQLLEVMARMSGWHNILFCANDVEIEPEFLEKAEEYKYWNHLAYTYIYAYDNSKELFQGTTGIEERLVHYRKGLELAKKIDNQYLLVEAYRKNIMIASVHGLFEISDYYYYKWKDLVKESDPFAMANIYNGLGYNSCAMEKYEKANECYNKALKLFYDLERVDYMGETFYNMALNCLLAEDFESAYTYLKLCLKIVQKKKLNDLRVCNISKLFGLLALCSFRLNMIYNAKVYLKSNKQFLSHILEKDQEAIKNNIDPSFTLCDDDIFLSFYVEGLIDTEEELYEEALKCYEAADIYAERSKGFQFFSYIQFHVAKANLYNKMEKLEQAREELELALDYAKKHKNVQKAIQLQNILEGKNSITNRYDLKLQKLTIEEITQVIKQAGIVRDYQDMKRQMDFLTIWQKIIAIDGKERAELVENALSVFSINANLDGIIFIKYYNGKPQILYENTPIPLSDKMLPILEKYFTRHRSGFVTSKLQANYNEYHRVISLFGASKVCSMLCTPFYVNEKLDSIFVTYILMKDNWSSPINRYMLDESDYNMYTLVFQQLLDALAKLENNKKIQKINAKLEHSAITDFLTGLYNRDGFFQNIENMLDICLKEKHGLDMALIYLDLDNFKYYNDTFGHDVGDMVLKEIAAILKKVSRSNGFATRFGGDEFLVVLLSAERESTERIVKQIRKKIQEAQSFIPMIEEFLGEKVEVPENKKVSCSMGIVLRENIQKKQEFGEIIKEADQALYTIKRTTKNDYRFAD; encoded by the coding sequence GGAAACTGGAATCTGTCAGAGACAGGAAGAAGTAATCCTAAGTGAAGTGTCTTATGAACAGGAACGTATGGTGGATTCTCTAATTAAGGTAATGTTGTACTGTTCTCGTAGAAGACCGTTTTTGCTTGTACTGAATGGATTTCATCTGGCTGGAAGTTCTACGGTTACATTGATGAAACATCTTTTTGAGTATGATGAAAATGAGAACTTTTGTGCACTTTTGGCATATAATAGTCTTCATACAGTGCCGGCATATATGGCTACGGTATGGGATGAATATACAGAACTGTTAGAGGAAAATGGATGTGTCATCAATGGAGAAATGATGATGAATCAAGGTGCGGCAGAAGAGGAAGCTGCAGTATTTCATTTTGAGGCAAATCATATCTCACAGTATTTGAAGCAGCTTCACAATATGTATGAAACATTGGATTTGGAACAGGCGAAGTATTATCTTCAGATTCTTTATCGTAAGATTGAGATGGAAAATCTTTATCTGAAGGAAACAGATAAGTTCCAGGTTTTAGAGTTGTACGCAAGAGTGTCCATATTGGCAGACGATATTCCTAATGCGTTAATGGTTTGTGAGAATCTGCAAAGTGTGAAGTGGCAGCATGAGCAGCAGGAAGGCGAGTATCTGTATTATTATCTTCTTGGGATGACACAGATGTATAGTGGAAATTTAAAAGAAGCTATTTCCTGTGCGAAGAAATGTAGTGAGAGTGCCGAATCCATGAAAAATGATTTCTATGGATTTAAAGCACAACTATTAGAGGTTATGGCAAGGATGTCCGGATGGCATAATATTCTATTTTGTGCCAATGATGTGGAAATTGAGCCGGAATTTTTAGAGAAAGCCGAAGAATATAAGTATTGGAATCATTTGGCGTATACATATATATATGCCTATGATAATTCAAAAGAATTGTTCCAGGGAACTACCGGAATTGAAGAACGTCTGGTCCATTATCGGAAGGGCTTGGAGTTAGCGAAAAAAATAGATAATCAGTATCTGTTAGTAGAGGCTTATCGAAAAAATATTATGATAGCCTCAGTACATGGATTGTTTGAGATATCAGATTACTACTATTATAAGTGGAAGGACCTGGTAAAAGAAAGCGACCCATTTGCCATGGCAAATATTTACAACGGATTAGGATACAATAGTTGTGCTATGGAAAAGTATGAAAAGGCGAATGAGTGCTATAATAAGGCATTAAAATTGTTCTACGATTTGGAACGGGTAGATTATATGGGGGAAACCTTCTATAATATGGCCTTGAACTGCCTTTTAGCAGAAGATTTTGAGTCTGCTTATACATATTTAAAATTATGTCTTAAGATTGTCCAGAAAAAGAAGTTGAACGACCTTCGTGTATGCAATATTTCCAAGTTGTTCGGACTGTTGGCACTATGTAGTTTTCGGTTGAATATGATATATAATGCGAAGGTTTACTTAAAGAGTAATAAACAGTTCCTGAGTCACATTCTAGAAAAGGATCAAGAGGCAATAAAGAATAATATCGACCCTTCTTTTACGCTGTGTGATGATGATATTTTCCTGAGCTTTTATGTAGAAGGATTGATTGATACAGAGGAAGAACTGTATGAAGAAGCGTTGAAATGCTATGAAGCGGCGGATATTTATGCAGAGCGTTCGAAAGGTTTTCAGTTTTTCAGTTATATTCAGTTTCATGTTGCAAAGGCGAATCTTTATAACAAAATGGAGAAGCTGGAACAGGCACGGGAAGAATTAGAGTTAGCACTTGATTATGCCAAAAAACATAAAAACGTTCAAAAAGCAATTCAACTTCAGAATATATTAGAAGGAAAGAATAGTATTACAAATCGTTATGATTTGAAACTTCAAAAGCTTACGATAGAAGAAATTACGCAGGTAATTAAGCAGGCTGGAATTGTGCGAGATTATCAGGACATGAAAAGGCAGATGGATTTTCTTACCATCTGGCAGAAAATCATTGCCATAGATGGTAAGGAACGGGCAGAACTGGTAGAGAATGCATTGAGTGTATTTTCTATAAATGCTAATTTGGATGGAATTATTTTCATTAAGTATTATAATGGCAAACCACAGATTCTATATGAAAATACTCCAATTCCATTAAGTGACAAGATGCTTCCTATACTAGAAAAATACTTTACCAGACATAGAAGTGGATTTGTTACTTCTAAGTTGCAGGCAAATTACAATGAGTATCACCGTGTAATCTCTTTGTTTGGCGCAAGTAAGGTATGTTCTATGCTTTGTACGCCGTTTTATGTAAATGAAAAGTTGGACAGTATTTTTGTTACCTACATATTGATGAAAGATAACTGGAGTTCACCAATCAACCGATATATGTTGGATGAAAGTGATTATAATATGTATACACTGGTGTTCCAACAACTTTTGGATGCGTTAGCAAAGTTGGAGAATAATAAAAAGATTCAGAAGATAAATGCAAAATTGGAACATTCGGCAATAACCGATTTCCTAACGGGATTGTACAATAGGGATGGATTTTTCCAAAACATAGAGAATATGTTGGACATTTGTTTAAAAGAAAAGCATGGTTTGGATATGGCATTGATTTATCTGGATTTGGATAACTTCAAGTATTATAATGATACCTTTGGACATGATGTAGGAGATATGGTCTTAAAAGAAATTGCAGCCATCTTGAAGAAGGTATCTAGGAGTAATGGATTTGCTACCAGATTTGGTGGTGATGAATTCTTGGTTGTTCTTTTGAGTGCGGAACGTGAAAGTACAGAGAGAATCGTAAAACAGATTAGGAAAAAGATTCAGGAAGCACAGAGTTTTATCCCAATGATTGAAGAGTTTTTGGGAGAAAAGGTAGAAGTACCGGAAAACAAAAAAGTTTCCTGCTCCATGGGAATTGTATTGCGTGAGAATATTCAAAAGAAGCAGGAATTTGGTGAAATTATAAAAGAAGCAGATCAGGCTTTATATACAATAAAGCGAACTACGAAAAACGATTATCGTTTTGCAGATTAA
- the truA gene encoding tRNA pseudouridine(38-40) synthase TruA, producing the protein MNKNYKLTIQYDGTRYKGWQSQKSTDITIQGKLNAVFSQMEGKEVELQGSGRTDAGVHAVGQVASVHLAVDMTIPQMLAYVNHYLPEDIGVVEMEEVPERFHARLSAKQKTYMYRIFNSNMPNVFERKWMYTIEEPLDLAAMKRAAACLEGTHDFAAFCTNHSKKKSTVRTIYKIDILQKGQEVDVCITGNGFLHNMVRIIVGTLVEAGMKKRKPEEIGEILSNKKRENAGITMPAKGLTLQSVEY; encoded by the coding sequence GTGAACAAAAATTATAAATTAACCATACAATATGACGGAACCCGTTATAAGGGTTGGCAAAGCCAGAAGAGTACGGATATTACCATTCAAGGGAAGTTGAACGCTGTTTTTTCTCAAATGGAGGGAAAAGAGGTAGAATTACAGGGATCAGGCAGAACAGATGCGGGAGTGCATGCCGTAGGGCAGGTTGCAAGTGTGCATTTAGCAGTTGATATGACGATTCCACAGATGTTGGCGTATGTAAATCACTATCTACCGGAAGATATTGGAGTGGTGGAAATGGAGGAAGTGCCGGAGCGGTTTCATGCGCGACTTTCTGCAAAACAAAAGACATATATGTATCGAATTTTTAATAGCAATATGCCAAATGTATTTGAACGAAAATGGATGTATACGATAGAAGAACCTTTGGATTTGGCAGCCATGAAGAGGGCAGCAGCTTGTTTAGAGGGAACTCATGATTTTGCGGCGTTTTGTACAAATCATAGTAAAAAGAAGTCTACAGTGCGTACCATTTACAAGATTGATATTTTACAAAAAGGGCAGGAAGTGGATGTCTGTATAACCGGAAATGGATTTCTTCATAACATGGTGCGAATTATAGTAGGCACTCTGGTGGAAGCAGGAATGAAGAAACGAAAGCCAGAAGAGATAGGAGAAATTTTATCAAATAAAAAGAGAGAAAATGCAGGGATTACAATGCCGGCAAAGGGATTGACTTTGCAGAGCGTAGAGTATTAG
- a CDS encoding alpha/beta fold hydrolase, with translation MKKSTFEFLSADRGTKIHAVKWEPDTGKMKGILQITHGMVEYVERYDAFAEYMTQKEFMVVGHDHLGHGASVASHEYWGYFAPKNGSDILIEDMNTLRTMIQKEYPDIPYFMLGHSMGSFLLRKYLSKYGQNLWGAIIMGTGSQPDKAVQFGKGVCKFLAFFRGWNHRSKLVNNLAFSGNNKRFEAEGTNAWLTKDKDMVKTYNSEARCTFIFTLNGFYNLFDTIHYINQPENIDAIPKELPLFFVAGEDDPVGNYGAGVKEAYETYEKAGIEDITWKLYPTDRHEILNELDREKVYEDIYAWMKVHIELA, from the coding sequence ATGAAAAAGAGTACATTTGAATTTTTATCTGCAGACAGGGGAACCAAAATTCATGCTGTAAAATGGGAACCGGATACAGGGAAGATGAAAGGTATTCTCCAGATTACTCATGGAATGGTGGAATATGTAGAACGCTATGATGCCTTTGCAGAATATATGACCCAAAAGGAGTTTATGGTAGTAGGACATGACCATCTGGGACATGGTGCTTCTGTTGCATCACACGAATATTGGGGATATTTTGCACCGAAGAATGGAAGTGATATTCTAATAGAGGATATGAATACACTGCGTACTATGATCCAGAAGGAATATCCGGATATTCCCTATTTTATGTTGGGACACAGTATGGGGTCATTTCTTCTGAGAAAGTACCTTTCAAAATACGGACAGAATCTTTGGGGAGCCATTATTATGGGAACAGGAAGCCAGCCGGATAAGGCGGTACAGTTTGGAAAAGGGGTGTGCAAGTTTCTGGCATTTTTCCGAGGATGGAATCATCGAAGCAAACTGGTAAACAATCTGGCGTTTTCAGGGAATAATAAGCGATTTGAAGCGGAAGGAACTAACGCATGGCTTACAAAGGATAAGGATATGGTAAAGACTTATAACAGCGAAGCAAGATGTACCTTTATCTTTACCTTGAATGGTTTTTATAACCTTTTCGATACCATTCATTACATAAATCAACCGGAAAACATTGATGCAATTCCCAAAGAACTGCCTTTATTTTTTGTGGCAGGAGAAGATGATCCGGTTGGAAATTATGGCGCAGGAGTCAAAGAAGCTTATGAGACATATGAAAAGGCGGGGATAGAGGATATTACATGGAAGCTTTATCCTACCGATCGTCATGAGATTTTAAATGAACTTGACAGAGAAAAAGTATATGAAGACATCTATGCATGGATGAAGGTGCATATAGAATTAGCATAA
- the recJ gene encoding single-stranded-DNA-specific exonuclease RecJ — protein sequence MEKWYVAAKRADFKEIAGRFGIDQVTARIIRNRDIVEESEIEKYLNGTVADLYSPEKMKDMQKAVSILKEKIAEKKKIRIIGDYDIDGVQSVYILYSALKKLGGSVDYAIPDRIADGYGVNNRLIEKAKEDGVDTILTCDNGIAATEALALAKQFGMTVIITDHHEVPYEENEMGEKRYFLPEADAIVNPKQEDCPYPNKCLCGAAVAFKLVQVLYQAEGQKESEAMEFLENAAFATVGDVMDLSGENRIIVKEGLKRLNQTSNYGMRALTAKNNIEPGTIKSYHIGFVLGPCLNASGRLDTAKRALELLLASNEAEAASCAADLYDLNASRKELTEAGVEQAKEQVEQSDIKKDKVLVIYLPECHESLAGIIAGRIREQYNRPVFVLTKGEEGVKGSGRSIESYSMYDEMVKCSNLFTKFGGHPMAAGLSMPEENVEVFRRQINEKASLTEEDLLPKIMIDVPMPLDYISKELIEELKILEPFGKANEKPVFADKNIRILSMRIFGKNQNVCKMRVESQGGTKIDAVYFGDAEKMISYYREKCGEQEMRASFVYYPEVNEYNGRESLQIIVKNYC from the coding sequence ATGGAAAAATGGTATGTAGCTGCCAAAAGGGCAGATTTTAAAGAAATTGCAGGGCGGTTCGGTATTGACCAGGTAACAGCAAGAATTATACGAAACCGAGATATTGTAGAAGAAAGTGAAATAGAGAAATATTTGAATGGAACAGTTGCGGACTTGTATTCGCCGGAAAAAATGAAGGATATGCAAAAGGCCGTTTCCATTTTGAAAGAGAAAATAGCAGAAAAGAAGAAAATCAGGATTATTGGAGATTACGATATTGACGGTGTACAGTCCGTTTATATTTTGTATTCTGCACTAAAAAAGTTAGGCGGAAGCGTAGATTATGCCATACCGGATCGAATTGCAGATGGATACGGTGTAAATAACCGATTGATAGAGAAGGCAAAAGAGGATGGTGTAGATACAATATTGACTTGTGATAATGGAATAGCAGCAACGGAAGCGTTGGCATTAGCAAAACAGTTTGGTATGACCGTTATTATTACAGATCATCATGAGGTGCCCTATGAAGAAAATGAAATGGGAGAAAAAAGATATTTTTTGCCGGAGGCAGATGCGATTGTAAATCCCAAGCAGGAGGATTGCCCTTATCCAAATAAATGTCTGTGTGGAGCAGCTGTAGCTTTTAAACTGGTTCAAGTGTTATACCAGGCAGAGGGGCAAAAAGAATCTGAAGCTATGGAGTTTCTGGAAAATGCGGCATTTGCAACGGTAGGAGATGTGATGGATTTATCGGGAGAGAACCGTATTATTGTCAAAGAGGGATTAAAGAGATTGAATCAGACCTCCAATTATGGAATGCGGGCATTAACAGCAAAAAATAATATCGAACCAGGTACGATTAAGTCCTACCATATAGGGTTTGTGTTAGGTCCTTGTCTGAATGCCAGTGGGCGTTTGGATACGGCAAAGAGGGCATTGGAACTTCTATTAGCTTCCAACGAAGCGGAAGCAGCAAGTTGTGCGGCGGATTTATATGACTTGAATGCAAGTAGAAAGGAATTGACAGAGGCAGGAGTAGAACAGGCGAAAGAGCAGGTGGAACAGTCTGACATAAAAAAGGATAAAGTGCTGGTTATTTATCTGCCGGAGTGTCATGAAAGTTTGGCAGGAATTATTGCAGGCAGAATTCGGGAACAGTATAACCGTCCCGTATTTGTGCTGACAAAAGGGGAAGAAGGAGTGAAGGGCTCCGGGCGCTCCATTGAAAGTTATTCTATGTATGATGAAATGGTAAAGTGCAGCAACTTGTTCACAAAATTCGGGGGGCATCCTATGGCAGCAGGGCTTTCTATGCCAGAGGAAAATGTGGAGGTTTTTCGGCGCCAGATAAATGAAAAGGCTTCACTTACAGAAGAAGATTTGTTGCCTAAGATTATGATAGATGTACCTATGCCATTGGATTACATATCGAAGGAATTGATTGAAGAATTGAAAATACTAGAGCCTTTTGGAAAAGCAAATGAAAAGCCGGTGTTTGCAGACAAAAATATACGGATATTGTCTATGCGGATATTTGGGAAAAATCAAAATGTATGCAAGATGAGGGTCGAAAGCCAGGGAGGAACAAAAATAGATGCTGTATATTTTGGTGATGCAGAGAAAATGATTTCCTACTACAGAGAAAAATGTGGGGAACAGGAGATGAGAGCGTCTTTTGTATATTATCCGGAAGTTAATGAGTATAATGGTAGGGAAAGTTTACAAATAATCGTGAAGAATTATTGCTGA
- a CDS encoding DHH family phosphoesterase — MDPLALVSILKNHTVFIQTHNFPDPDAISSAFGLQQFLNYYGIESSLCYDGRIDRLSSKKMLDTFGITMFSKTELSHMKESDFIILVDSQKKNSNVTDFIGEEIACIDHHPTFFPYNYEYSDIRLVGACASIIASYYYDTKTPMSPACAAALAYGIKMDTADFTRGTTRLDTDMLSFLFPLADWNLVTHMYSNTMEFNDLRAYGAAIQNIRIYDRTGFAYIPFNCAQALIAIISDFILSLDVVDIAIVYAMQTDGIRFSIRSEENRIHAGNLIAHTLNGLGSGGGHPSMAGGIIPKDHFHLLGENLHNSIHTLFMNAIAEMMKNTPQ, encoded by the coding sequence ATGGATCCATTAGCATTGGTTTCTATTTTAAAAAATCATACTGTTTTTATTCAGACACATAACTTTCCGGACCCGGATGCTATTTCCAGTGCATTCGGTCTGCAGCAGTTCTTAAACTATTATGGTATTGAATCTTCTTTATGCTATGATGGACGAATCGATCGCCTAAGTTCTAAAAAAATGTTAGATACGTTTGGCATCACTATGTTCTCCAAAACAGAACTTTCTCATATGAAAGAATCCGATTTTATCATACTGGTAGATTCCCAGAAAAAAAACAGCAATGTAACTGACTTTATTGGTGAGGAAATAGCATGTATCGATCATCACCCTACTTTTTTCCCATATAATTATGAATACAGTGACATTCGTCTTGTTGGTGCCTGTGCCTCCATTATAGCCTCTTATTACTATGACACGAAAACTCCTATGTCACCAGCGTGCGCAGCAGCTCTTGCCTATGGTATCAAAATGGACACAGCAGACTTTACCCGTGGCACTACCCGTTTGGATACGGACATGCTCTCTTTTTTATTCCCACTGGCAGACTGGAATCTGGTCACTCATATGTACTCTAATACTATGGAATTTAATGACCTTCGTGCTTATGGTGCTGCTATTCAGAACATCCGCATCTATGACCGCACCGGATTTGCGTATATTCCATTTAACTGTGCACAGGCATTAATTGCCATTATTTCTGATTTTATTCTATCTTTGGATGTTGTAGATATTGCAATTGTATATGCAATGCAGACAGATGGAATCCGTTTTTCCATTAGAAGTGAAGAAAATCGTATTCATGCAGGTAATCTGATTGCTCATACCTTAAATGGGCTGGGAAGTGGCGGTGGTCATCCTTCTATGGCCGGTGGAATCATTCCAAAAGATCATTTTCATCTTCTTGGTGAAAATCTCCACAACAGCATCCACACTTTATTTATGAATGCCATTGCGGAGATGATGAAAAACACGCCACAATAA